In Cupriavidus taiwanensis, the following are encoded in one genomic region:
- a CDS encoding hemerythrin domain-containing protein — MDKSKIPADQAEALGALMDDHRAVKKQFKAFKDTEDRGEKESIALEVCHQLTVHATIEEEIFYPALRGVSDEIDDMLDEAQVEHQVAKDLIAAIEEDPAGDMLEANYTVLSEYVSHHIEEEEGELFKNVIKEKVNLRDVAQTMAARKEELMRETA; from the coding sequence GTGGACAAGTCGAAGATCCCCGCAGACCAGGCCGAGGCCCTCGGTGCCTTGATGGACGACCACCGTGCGGTCAAGAAGCAGTTCAAGGCGTTCAAGGACACCGAGGACCGCGGCGAGAAGGAATCGATCGCGCTCGAGGTGTGCCATCAGCTGACCGTGCATGCCACCATCGAGGAAGAAATCTTCTATCCGGCGTTGCGTGGCGTCAGCGACGAGATCGACGACATGCTGGACGAGGCCCAGGTCGAGCACCAGGTGGCCAAGGACCTGATCGCGGCAATCGAGGAAGACCCGGCCGGCGACATGCTCGAGGCCAACTACACGGTGCTGTCGGAATACGTCTCCCACCACATCGAGGAAGAGGAAGGCGAGCTGTTCAAGAACGTGATCAAGGAAAAGGTCAACCTGCGCGACGTGGCGCAGACCATGGCCGCGCGCAAGGAAGAGCTGATGCGCGAGACCGCCTGA
- the fdxA gene encoding ferredoxin FdxA: MTFVVTDACIQCRHTDCVEVCPMSCFHEGPNFLAIDPDQCIDCSMCVPLCPVGAIYSEHDLPEHQRHFLALNAELSRRPDWLPLLHAKGPLPDHELWAGHPDRLSLLKR, translated from the coding sequence ATGACCTTTGTCGTGACGGATGCCTGCATCCAGTGCCGCCATACCGATTGCGTCGAAGTCTGCCCGATGTCGTGCTTCCACGAAGGGCCGAACTTCCTTGCCATCGACCCCGACCAATGCATCGACTGCTCGATGTGCGTGCCGCTGTGCCCGGTCGGCGCGATCTATTCCGAGCATGACCTGCCGGAACACCAGCGCCATTTCCTCGCGCTCAACGCAGAACTGTCGCGGCGTCCTGACTGGCTGCCGCTGTTGCACGCCAAGGGGCCGCTGCCGGACCACGAGTTGTGGGCCGGCCATCCAGACCGGCTGTCGTTGCTGAAGCGCTAG
- a CDS encoding substrate-binding domain-containing protein: protein MIRISIHPHLQIRDDARAGAEPLDVSRLVALLGHIGESGSISQSAQAVSLSYRYAWGILRDAEALFGGPLIDKTRGRGSALTPLAQQLVWASKRIGARLSPTLDSLASELEIELQKLMAQPEATARLHASHGFAVAALRDFLDEQQVRHDLKYCGSVEAVAALAEGACDIAGFHVPVGEFEHGMWRHFTTWLKPESHCLVHLAVRSQGLFVRPGNPLGIHTLEDLTRRDVRFVNRQVGSGTRLLLDLMLAARGIDGARIEGYSNGEFTHAAVAAYIGSGMADVGFGVETAARRFGLAFVPVIKERYFFAIERAKLRSAALAGAVGALTSEAFRQRVNALPGYDGTLTGTVQTLAEAFPDYRGTPPR, encoded by the coding sequence ATGATCCGTATCTCGATCCACCCTCACCTGCAGATCCGGGACGACGCCCGGGCCGGCGCCGAGCCGCTCGACGTGTCGCGGCTGGTGGCCCTGCTCGGCCATATCGGGGAATCCGGCAGCATCAGCCAGTCGGCCCAGGCGGTGTCGCTGTCGTACCGCTATGCCTGGGGCATCCTGCGCGACGCCGAGGCGCTGTTCGGCGGCCCGCTGATCGACAAGACGCGCGGGCGCGGCAGCGCGCTGACGCCGCTGGCGCAGCAGCTGGTGTGGGCCAGCAAGCGGATCGGCGCGCGGCTGTCGCCGACGCTGGACAGCCTGGCGTCAGAACTGGAGATCGAGTTGCAGAAGCTGATGGCGCAGCCCGAGGCCACGGCGCGGCTGCATGCCAGCCACGGCTTCGCGGTGGCGGCGCTGCGCGACTTCCTCGACGAGCAGCAGGTGCGGCACGACCTGAAGTACTGCGGCAGCGTCGAGGCAGTGGCGGCGCTGGCCGAAGGCGCCTGCGACATCGCCGGTTTTCACGTACCGGTGGGCGAGTTCGAGCACGGCATGTGGCGCCACTTCACCACCTGGCTCAAGCCCGAGAGCCACTGCCTGGTGCACCTGGCGGTGCGCAGCCAGGGATTGTTCGTGCGGCCGGGCAACCCGCTCGGCATCCATACGCTCGAAGACCTGACCCGGCGCGACGTGCGCTTCGTCAACCGGCAGGTCGGCTCCGGCACGCGGCTGCTGCTGGACCTGATGCTGGCGGCGCGCGGCATCGACGGCGCGCGCATCGAGGGCTACAGCAATGGGGAATTCACCCACGCCGCGGTGGCGGCGTATATCGGCAGCGGCATGGCCGATGTGGGCTTTGGCGTGGAAACCGCGGCGCGGCGCTTCGGGCTGGCCTTCGTGCCGGTGATCAAGGAGCGCTATTTCTTTGCGATCGAGCGCGCCAAGCTGCGCAGCGCGGCGCTGGCCGGCGCGGTCGGGGCGCTGACCAGCGAGGCCTTCCGCCAGCGCGTCAATGCGCTGCCGGGCTATGACGGCACCCTGACCGGCACCGTGCAGACCTTGGCGGAAGCCTTCCCCGACTACCGCGGCACGCCGCCGCGCTAG
- a CDS encoding formate dehydrogenase subunit gamma — MPDIAPSAPRATGAPASPASPDTAHIAAIVAARQHMPGALLPILHEIQDTQGFIPDTAVPVIARALNLSRAEVHGVITFYHHFRQQPAGRHVVQVCRAEACQAVGAEALAGHAQRALGCGFHETSADGQVTLEPVYCLGQCACGPAVMIGDQLHGYVDAARFDALVRALRAPAEAAEAAEAEAQA; from the coding sequence ATGCCAGATATCGCCCCCAGCGCGCCACGTGCCACCGGTGCCCCGGCTTCCCCGGCTTCCCCGGATACCGCGCACATTGCCGCCATCGTCGCGGCACGGCAGCACATGCCGGGCGCCTTGCTGCCGATCCTGCACGAGATCCAGGACACGCAGGGCTTTATCCCCGACACCGCCGTGCCCGTGATCGCGCGCGCGCTGAACCTGTCGCGCGCCGAAGTGCACGGCGTGATCACCTTCTACCATCACTTCCGCCAGCAGCCCGCCGGCCGGCATGTGGTGCAGGTATGCCGCGCCGAGGCGTGCCAGGCCGTCGGTGCCGAGGCGCTGGCCGGGCACGCGCAGCGCGCGCTGGGCTGCGGCTTCCATGAAACCAGCGCGGACGGGCAGGTGACGCTGGAGCCGGTCTATTGCCTGGGCCAGTGTGCCTGCGGCCCCGCGGTGATGATCGGCGATCAACTGCACGGGTACGTCGATGCCGCGCGCTTCGACGCGCTGGTGCGCGCGCTGCGCGCGCCGGCGGAAGCGGCAGAAGCGGCAGAAGCGGAGGCCCAGGCATGA
- a CDS encoding formate dehydrogenase beta subunit, whose protein sequence is MSTVTTLFVPRDSTALALGADAVARAIAREAAARGESIRIVRNGSRGMFWLEPLVEVQTAAGRVAYGPVSAADVPALFDAGLLQGGAHALAHGLTDEIPFLKKQERLTFARVGITDPLSLEDYRAHEGFAGLERALSMAPADIVQEVTDSGLRGRGGAAFPTGIKWKTVLGAQSEVKYIVCNADEGDSGTFSDRMVMEDDPFMLIEGMTIAGLAVGAEQGYIYCRSEYPHAIAVLESAIGIASAAGWLGDDIRGSGRRFHLEVRKGAGAYVCGEETALLESLEGRRGVVRAKPPLPALKGLFGQPTVINNVISLATVPVILARGAQYYRDFGMGRSRGTLPFQLAGNIKRGGLVEKAFGVTLRELLVDYGGGTRSGRAIRAVQVGGPLGAYLPESRFDVPLDYEAYAAFGGVVGHGGIVVFDETVDMARQARYAMEFCAIESCGKCTPCRIGSTRGVEVMDRIIAGEQPVKHVKLVRDLCDTMLNGSLCAMGGMTPYPVLSALNEFPEDFGLASNPARAA, encoded by the coding sequence ATGAGCACCGTCACCACTCTCTTCGTGCCGCGCGACTCCACCGCGCTGGCGCTGGGCGCCGATGCGGTGGCGCGCGCCATCGCGCGCGAAGCCGCCGCGCGCGGCGAATCCATCCGCATCGTGCGCAACGGTTCGCGCGGCATGTTCTGGCTGGAGCCGCTGGTCGAGGTGCAGACCGCCGCCGGCCGCGTCGCCTACGGCCCGGTCAGCGCGGCCGACGTGCCGGCGCTGTTCGACGCCGGCCTGCTGCAGGGCGGCGCGCATGCGCTGGCGCACGGCCTGACCGACGAGATCCCGTTCCTGAAGAAGCAGGAGCGCCTGACCTTCGCCCGCGTCGGCATCACCGATCCGCTGTCGCTGGAAGACTATCGCGCGCATGAGGGCTTTGCCGGGCTGGAGCGCGCGCTGTCGATGGCGCCCGCCGACATCGTGCAGGAAGTCACTGATTCCGGCCTGCGCGGCCGCGGCGGCGCGGCGTTCCCGACCGGCATCAAGTGGAAGACCGTGCTGGGCGCGCAGTCCGAGGTCAAGTACATCGTCTGCAATGCCGATGAAGGCGACTCGGGCACGTTCTCCGACCGCATGGTGATGGAGGACGACCCCTTCATGCTGATCGAGGGCATGACCATCGCCGGCCTCGCGGTCGGCGCGGAGCAGGGCTATATCTACTGCCGTTCCGAATACCCACACGCGATCGCCGTGCTCGAAAGCGCGATCGGCATCGCCAGCGCCGCGGGCTGGCTCGGCGACGACATCCGCGGCAGCGGCAGGCGCTTCCATCTGGAAGTGCGCAAGGGCGCCGGCGCCTATGTCTGCGGCGAGGAAACCGCGCTGCTGGAAAGCCTGGAAGGCCGGCGCGGCGTGGTTCGCGCCAAGCCGCCGCTGCCCGCGCTGAAGGGCCTGTTCGGCCAGCCCACGGTGATCAACAACGTGATCTCGCTGGCCACGGTGCCGGTGATCCTGGCGCGCGGCGCGCAGTACTACCGCGACTTCGGCATGGGCCGCTCGCGCGGCACGCTGCCGTTCCAGCTGGCCGGCAATATCAAGCGGGGCGGACTGGTGGAGAAGGCGTTCGGCGTCACGCTGCGCGAGCTGCTGGTCGATTACGGCGGCGGCACGCGCAGCGGCCGCGCCATCCGCGCGGTACAGGTGGGTGGCCCGCTGGGCGCCTACCTGCCCGAGTCGCGCTTCGACGTGCCGCTGGACTATGAAGCCTATGCCGCGTTCGGCGGCGTGGTCGGCCACGGCGGCATCGTGGTATTCGACGAGACCGTCGACATGGCCAGGCAGGCGCGCTACGCGATGGAGTTCTGCGCGATCGAATCGTGCGGCAAGTGCACCCCGTGCCGGATCGGCTCGACCCGCGGGGTCGAAGTGATGGACCGCATCATCGCCGGCGAGCAGCCGGTGAAGCACGTCAAGCTGGTGCGCGACCTGTGCGACACCATGCTCAACGGCTCGCTGTGCGCGATGGGCGGCATGACGCCGTACCCGGTGCTGTCCGCGCTGAACGAATTCCCCGAGGACTTCGGCCTCGCCTCCAACCCGGCCAGGGCCGCCTGA
- the fdhF gene encoding formate dehydrogenase subunit alpha translates to MNARNEIDFGTPASPSTELVTLEVDGVSVTVPAGTSVMRAAMQAQIAVPKLCATDSLEAFGSCRLCLVEIEGRRGYPASCTTPVEAGMKVRTQSDKLADLRRGVMELYISDHPLDCLTCPTNGNCELQDMAGVVGLREVRYNDGGPDAAPIATHTQMKKDESNPYFTYDPSKCIVCNRCVRACEETQGTFALTISGRGFDARVSPGTSQPFMESDCVSCGACVQACPTATLTETSIIKFGQPSHSTVTTCAYCGVGCSFKAEMKGNEVVRMVPHKDGKANEGHACVKGRFAWGYATHKDRILKPMIRAKITDPWREVSWEEAIDYAASAFKRIQAQHGKDSIGGIVSSRCTNEEGYLVQKLVRAAFGNNNVDTCARVCHSPTGYGLKQTLGESAGTQTFKSVEKADVIMVIGANPTDGHPVFASRMKKRLRAGAKLIVVDPRRIDLVDSPHIRADFHLQLRPGTNVALVTSLAHVIVTEGLLDEAFIAERCEDRAFRQWRDFVSLPENSPEAMAGVTGVPAEQLRGAARLYATGGNAAIYYGLGVTEHAQGSTTVMGIANLAMATGNIGREGVGVNPLRGQNNVQGSCDIGSFPHELPGYRHVSDSTVRGLFESAWNVEISPEPGLRIPNMFEAALAGSFKGLYCQGEDIVQSDPNTQHVSEALSSMDCIVVQDIFLNETAKYAHVFLPGSSFLEKDGTFTNAERRISRVRKVMPPKARYADWEATMLLANALGYPMDYKHPSEIMDEIARLTPTFAGVSYKRLDQLGSIQWPCNADAPEGTPTMHIDAFVRGRGKFIITKYVPTTEKITRAFPLILTTGRILSQYNVGAQTRRTDNVHWHAEDRLEIHPHDAEERGIKDGDWVGVQSRAGDTVLRAIVSERMQPGVVYTTFHFPESGANVITTDNSDWATNCPEYKVTAVQVLPVAQPSAWQRQYQDFNATQLRLLEAASADPAQAAG, encoded by the coding sequence ATGAACGCCCGCAACGAGATTGATTTCGGCACACCCGCCAGCCCATCGACCGAACTGGTCACGCTGGAGGTCGACGGCGTCAGCGTCACCGTGCCTGCCGGCACGTCGGTGATGCGCGCCGCGATGCAAGCGCAGATCGCCGTGCCCAAGCTGTGCGCCACCGACAGCCTGGAAGCCTTCGGCTCGTGCCGGCTGTGCCTGGTCGAGATCGAAGGGCGGCGTGGCTATCCGGCCTCGTGCACCACGCCGGTCGAGGCCGGCATGAAGGTCAGGACCCAGAGCGACAAGCTCGCCGACCTGCGCCGCGGCGTGATGGAGCTGTATATCTCCGACCACCCGCTCGATTGCCTGACCTGCCCGACCAACGGCAATTGCGAACTGCAGGACATGGCCGGGGTGGTGGGTTTGCGTGAAGTGCGCTACAACGACGGCGGCCCGGACGCTGCGCCGATCGCCACGCACACGCAGATGAAGAAGGACGAATCCAATCCTTACTTCACCTACGACCCGTCCAAGTGCATCGTCTGCAACCGCTGCGTGCGCGCCTGCGAGGAAACGCAGGGCACCTTCGCGCTGACCATCAGCGGCCGCGGCTTCGATGCGCGCGTCTCGCCCGGCACCAGCCAGCCGTTCATGGAATCGGACTGCGTCTCGTGCGGCGCCTGCGTGCAGGCCTGCCCGACCGCGACGCTGACCGAGACTTCGATTATCAAGTTCGGCCAGCCCTCGCACAGCACCGTGACCACCTGCGCCTATTGCGGCGTGGGCTGTTCGTTCAAGGCCGAGATGAAGGGCAATGAAGTGGTGCGCATGGTGCCGCACAAGGACGGCAAGGCCAACGAGGGCCACGCCTGCGTCAAGGGCCGCTTTGCGTGGGGCTACGCTACGCACAAGGACCGCATCCTCAAGCCGATGATCCGCGCGAAGATCACCGATCCGTGGCGCGAAGTGTCGTGGGAAGAAGCCATCGACTATGCCGCGTCGGCGTTCAAGCGCATCCAGGCGCAGCACGGCAAGGATTCGATCGGCGGCATCGTGTCGTCGCGCTGCACCAATGAAGAGGGCTACCTGGTGCAGAAGCTGGTGCGCGCCGCGTTCGGCAACAACAACGTCGACACCTGCGCGCGCGTGTGCCATTCGCCGACCGGCTATGGCCTGAAGCAGACGCTGGGCGAGTCGGCGGGCACGCAGACCTTCAAGTCGGTCGAGAAGGCCGACGTGATCATGGTGATCGGCGCCAACCCGACCGATGGCCACCCGGTCTTTGCCTCGCGCATGAAGAAGCGCCTGCGCGCCGGCGCGAAGCTGATCGTGGTCGATCCGCGCCGCATCGACCTGGTCGACTCGCCGCATATCCGCGCCGACTTCCACCTGCAGCTGCGCCCCGGCACCAACGTCGCGCTGGTGACGTCGCTGGCGCATGTGATCGTCACCGAAGGCCTGCTCGATGAAGCCTTTATCGCCGAGCGCTGCGAGGACCGCGCGTTCCGGCAGTGGCGCGATTTTGTCTCGCTGCCGGAGAACTCGCCCGAGGCGATGGCCGGCGTTACCGGCGTTCCCGCCGAACAGCTGCGCGGCGCCGCGCGCCTGTACGCCACCGGCGGCAACGCCGCGATCTACTACGGCCTGGGCGTGACCGAGCACGCGCAAGGCTCCACCACCGTGATGGGCATCGCCAACCTGGCCATGGCCACCGGCAATATCGGCCGCGAGGGCGTGGGCGTGAACCCGCTGCGCGGGCAGAACAACGTGCAGGGCTCGTGCGATATCGGTTCGTTCCCGCATGAACTGCCGGGCTATCGCCATGTGTCGGATTCGACCGTGCGCGGGCTGTTCGAATCGGCGTGGAATGTCGAGATCAGCCCTGAGCCGGGCCTGCGCATCCCCAATATGTTCGAGGCCGCGCTGGCCGGCAGCTTCAAGGGGCTGTACTGCCAGGGCGAGGATATCGTCCAGTCGGACCCGAACACGCAACACGTGTCCGAGGCGCTGTCGTCGATGGATTGCATCGTGGTGCAGGACATCTTCCTTAACGAGACCGCCAAGTACGCGCACGTATTCCTGCCGGGCTCGTCCTTCCTGGAAAAGGACGGCACCTTCACCAACGCCGAGCGCCGCATCTCGCGCGTGCGCAAGGTGATGCCGCCCAAGGCGCGCTATGCCGACTGGGAGGCCACCATGCTGCTGGCCAATGCGCTGGGCTACCCGATGGACTACAAGCATCCGTCCGAGATCATGGACGAGATCGCGCGGCTGACGCCGACCTTCGCGGGTGTCAGCTACAAGCGCCTGGACCAGCTCGGCAGCATCCAGTGGCCGTGCAACGCCGACGCGCCGGAAGGCACGCCGACCATGCATATCGATGCCTTCGTGCGCGGCAGGGGCAAGTTCATCATCACCAAGTACGTGCCCACCACCGAAAAGATCACGCGAGCCTTCCCGCTGATCCTGACCACCGGGCGCATCCTGTCGCAGTACAACGTCGGCGCACAGACGCGGCGCACCGACAACGTCCACTGGCACGCCGAGGACCGCCTCGAGATCCATCCGCACGACGCCGAGGAGCGCGGCATCAAGGACGGCGACTGGGTCGGCGTGCAGAGCCGGGCCGGCGACACCGTGCTGCGCGCCATCGTCAGCGAGCGCATGCAGCCGGGCGTGGTCTACACCACCTTCCACTTCCCCGAGTCCGGCGCCAACGTGATCACCACCGACAACTCTGACTGGGCCACCAATTGCCCGGAGTACAAGGTCACCGCGGTGCAGGTGCTGCCGGTGGCGCAGCCGTCGGCATGGCAGCGCCAGTACCAGGACTTCAACGCGACCCAGCTGCGGCTGCTGGAGGCGGCCAGCGCCGACCCGGCGCAGGCCGCGGGCTGA
- the fdhD gene encoding formate dehydrogenase accessory sulfurtransferase FdhD → MMRCMPSPELEPAAVEDTATPTHSTFAVNRWRGGELMLSPDEVAEEVPVALEYNGISHAVMLATPADLEDFALGFSLSEGIVGSAREVYDIDIDTRPHGIAVQLNIASAAFMRLKDRRRSLAGRTGCGLCGSESLEQVMRAPAPVQSPASFHTDVIQAAFVQLQLRQALQRHTGATHAAAWLRADGHVSLVREDVGRHNALDKLAGALARSGDDIAGGAVLVTSRASYEMVLKTAAIGAGVLAAVSAPTALAVRLAEQAGITLAGFVRAGAHVVYAHPERLQHSSTHQSLA, encoded by the coding sequence ATGATGCGCTGCATGCCTTCGCCGGAACTTGAACCGGCCGCGGTGGAAGATACCGCGACACCGACCCACAGCACCTTCGCCGTCAACCGCTGGCGCGGCGGCGAACTGATGCTGAGCCCCGACGAGGTGGCCGAGGAGGTGCCGGTGGCGCTGGAGTACAACGGCATCTCGCACGCGGTGATGCTGGCCACGCCCGCCGACCTGGAAGATTTCGCGCTCGGCTTCAGCCTGAGCGAAGGCATCGTCGGCAGCGCGCGCGAGGTCTACGACATCGACATCGACACGCGCCCCCACGGCATCGCCGTGCAGCTAAACATCGCTTCGGCGGCGTTCATGCGGCTCAAGGACCGGCGCCGCTCGCTGGCCGGGCGCACCGGCTGCGGGCTCTGCGGCAGCGAATCGCTGGAACAGGTGATGCGCGCGCCGGCGCCGGTGCAAAGCCCGGCGAGCTTCCACACCGACGTGATCCAGGCCGCCTTCGTGCAATTGCAGCTGCGCCAGGCCTTGCAGCGCCATACCGGCGCGACCCACGCCGCCGCCTGGCTGCGCGCCGACGGTCACGTGTCGCTGGTGCGCGAGGACGTGGGCCGCCACAACGCGCTGGACAAGCTGGCCGGCGCGCTCGCGCGCAGCGGCGATGACATCGCCGGCGGCGCGGTGCTGGTGACCAGCCGCGCGAGCTATGAAATGGTGCTGAAGACCGCCGCCATCGGCGCCGGCGTGCTGGCGGCGGTGTCCGCACCGACCGCGCTTGCCGTGCGCCTGGCCGAGCAGGCCGGCATCACCCTGGCCGGCTTCGTGCGCGCCGGCGCGCACGTGGTGTACGCCCATCCCGAACGTCTGCAGCACAGCAGCACCCACCAGAGTCTGGCATGA
- a CDS encoding formate dehydrogenase subunit delta, translated as MKIDNLITMANQIGSFFEAMPDRDEAVADIAGHIKRFWEPRMRRALLGHVDADAGSGLLEIVQEALGRHRAMLE; from the coding sequence ATGAAGATCGACAACCTCATCACCATGGCCAACCAGATCGGCAGCTTCTTCGAAGCCATGCCCGATCGCGACGAGGCGGTCGCGGATATTGCCGGGCATATCAAGCGCTTCTGGGAGCCGCGCATGCGCCGGGCCTTGCTGGGACATGTCGACGCCGATGCGGGCAGCGGGCTGCTGGAGATCGTGCAGGAAGCGCTGGGCAGGCACCGGGCGATGCTGGAGTAG
- the tssA gene encoding type VI secretion system protein TssA, which yields MEPIAPDRPCGDDLEYDPEFIVLQARAAPKPDAQYGSFVSEPEAVNWADLERDCRRLLLRTRDLRILVLLLRCRTRLGQSSGLRDGLAAMARLLATWPDAIHPQLCVDGEADPAMRANALAALTDPEGLMRDVRELTITGNAALRLQIRDVERSLGMPRPADALAPESVRLHLQALRQQNSPALAALDEATAHAAAIERWAKANLQENGPDLSPLLKLLGMLTTPVATAPAAPGAATAAAARACVSAECPSDTDAAGSPCASAAAVHPQKPRDQPRDQPRDRDAALAGIRSAREWFELHEPSSPVALLLRQAERLAGKRFDEVFQALPAELVERWTRDM from the coding sequence CTGGAACCGATCGCCCCCGACCGGCCATGCGGTGACGACCTGGAGTACGACCCCGAGTTCATCGTGCTGCAGGCCCGGGCAGCGCCCAAACCCGACGCACAGTACGGCAGCTTTGTCAGCGAGCCCGAGGCCGTCAACTGGGCGGACCTGGAGCGGGACTGCCGGCGCCTGCTGCTGCGCACGCGCGACCTGCGTATCCTGGTGCTGCTGCTGCGCTGCCGTACCCGGCTAGGCCAGTCCAGCGGCCTGCGCGACGGGCTCGCGGCGATGGCGCGGCTGCTGGCAACGTGGCCGGATGCCATCCACCCGCAGCTATGCGTCGATGGCGAGGCCGATCCCGCGATGCGCGCCAATGCGCTGGCAGCGCTGACCGACCCGGAAGGACTGATGCGGGACGTGCGCGAACTCACCATCACCGGCAACGCGGCACTTCGGCTGCAGATCCGCGATGTCGAGCGTTCACTTGGCATGCCGCGGCCAGCTGACGCGCTGGCACCGGAATCGGTGCGGCTGCACTTGCAGGCGCTGCGCCAGCAGAACAGCCCAGCCCTCGCGGCGCTGGACGAGGCCACCGCTCATGCAGCGGCCATTGAGCGCTGGGCGAAAGCCAATCTGCAGGAGAACGGTCCTGACCTGAGCCCGTTGCTAAAGCTGCTTGGCATGCTGACCACCCCGGTCGCGACCGCGCCGGCAGCGCCTGGCGCCGCGACAGCCGCCGCGGCACGAGCCTGCGTGTCTGCCGAATGCCCTTCCGATACCGATGCGGCGGGCAGTCCTTGTGCCAGCGCAGCCGCCGTGCACCCGCAAAAGCCGCGCGATCAGCCGCGCGATCAGCCACGCGATCGCGATGCCGCGCTGGCCGGCATCCGCAGCGCGCGTGAGTGGTTCGAGCTCCACGAGCCCAGCAGTCCGGTGGCACTGCTGCTCAGGCAGGCGGAACGGCTGGCCGGCAAGCGCTTCGATGAGGTATTCCAGGCGCTCCCCGCCGAGCTGGTCGAGCGCTGGACGCGGGACATGTAG
- the tssG gene encoding type VI secretion system baseplate subunit TssG, translating into MRKGNDDTVPPPAAATPEVYAGQAPWKLSFLGLLRHLSARHPGLPPIGLARRPCDEPFRAGQQAALTFAPREIAQVRRQSGRLKVQLFGLGMLGPNGALPLHVTEIVRERSAAHHDDTTADFLDLFHHRAFTQFYRAWASAQATAGLDRRNDEVFSRYIGWLSGNEAGEIAHSPLPPHARLAASAHQVREARNPDGIAATLSHFFGVPVRLEEYVLHWIAVDAAEHSRLGHPGAPGVMGQGAMLGEMVPDRQHKFRLVIGPLGLQQYLNFTPNGRDLATLIEWVRAFVGFEFVWEAELQVMPEAAPPAVLGSQERLGWSTWLGEPDRGRAITGMVFEPEHYATP; encoded by the coding sequence ATGCGCAAAGGCAACGACGACACGGTGCCGCCACCGGCGGCGGCCACGCCGGAAGTCTATGCCGGCCAGGCGCCGTGGAAGCTGAGCTTTCTGGGGCTCCTGCGGCATCTGTCCGCACGACACCCCGGCCTGCCCCCGATCGGACTGGCACGCCGGCCCTGCGACGAGCCGTTCAGGGCGGGCCAGCAGGCCGCGCTCACCTTCGCGCCGCGCGAGATCGCGCAGGTGCGGCGGCAGTCCGGCCGGCTCAAGGTGCAACTGTTCGGGCTTGGCATGCTGGGACCCAACGGGGCCCTGCCGCTTCACGTGACCGAAATCGTGCGCGAGCGCAGCGCGGCACACCACGACGACACCACGGCCGACTTCCTGGACCTGTTCCATCATCGCGCCTTCACGCAGTTCTATCGTGCGTGGGCAAGCGCGCAGGCCACCGCGGGCCTGGACCGGCGCAACGACGAGGTGTTCTCGCGTTATATCGGCTGGCTGTCGGGCAATGAAGCCGGCGAAATCGCGCACAGCCCGCTGCCGCCGCACGCGCGGCTCGCTGCGAGCGCGCACCAGGTGCGCGAAGCCCGCAATCCGGACGGCATCGCGGCCACGCTCTCGCACTTCTTCGGCGTGCCCGTCAGGCTGGAGGAATACGTATTGCACTGGATCGCCGTCGATGCGGCCGAACACAGCCGCCTGGGACACCCGGGCGCCCCGGGCGTGATGGGGCAAGGCGCCATGCTGGGCGAAATGGTGCCTGACCGCCAGCACAAGTTCCGCCTGGTGATCGGCCCGCTCGGGTTGCAGCAATACCTGAACTTCACACCGAACGGCAGGGACCTTGCCACGCTCATCGAATGGGTGCGCGCCTTCGTCGGTTTCGAATTCGTCTGGGAGGCCGAACTGCAGGTAATGCCGGAAGCAGCGCCCCCCGCGGTGCTGGGCTCGCAGGAGCGCCTCGGCTGGTCCACATGGCTGGGCGAACCGGATCGCGGCCGCGCCATCACCGGAATGGTATTCGAGCCCGAACACTACGCAACGCCATGA